Proteins from one Gammaproteobacteria bacterium genomic window:
- the lptC gene encoding LPS export ABC transporter periplasmic protein LptC: MLNFKNILTFKNVALSRWLLVVGLLIAVVWGWKSLQPTVLDTTPKTNETPDSFFSKFKSTKMDETGQIHYELSAAMLYHYSDSNRSTLEFPVINLFESGEQVWRVSANSGTVINDGDQFELRGDVNLFRETDGFSLKTETLTVWPNQSKAETDQPVTLTNELGEIKAVGMQADLLNERLTFLSQVRGRYESLH, translated from the coding sequence ATGCTCAACTTCAAAAATATATTAACGTTTAAAAACGTTGCGCTAAGCCGATGGCTGCTTGTGGTAGGTTTGTTGATTGCAGTGGTTTGGGGGTGGAAAAGCTTACAGCCGACCGTCTTGGACACTACGCCAAAAACCAATGAAACGCCTGACTCTTTTTTTTCAAAATTTAAATCCACTAAAATGGATGAAACTGGCCAAATTCACTATGAACTATCGGCTGCGATGTTGTATCACTACTCAGATAGCAATAGATCAACATTGGAGTTTCCGGTGATCAACTTGTTTGAAAGTGGCGAACAGGTTTGGCGGGTTAGCGCGAATTCTGGAACAGTGATTAATGATGGTGATCAATTTGAGTTGCGCGGTGATGTGAACCTATTTCGCGAGACGGATGGATTTTCTTTAAAAACTGAAACACTGACTGTTTGGCCGAACCAATCAAAAGCTGAAACAGATCAACCCGTCACATTGACAAACGAATTGGGTGAGATCAAAGCTGTTGGTATGCAAGCTGATCTTTTGAATGAACGATTGACATTTTTATCACAAGTCAGAGGTCGTTATGAATCGTTACATTAA